A region of Candidatus Paceibacterota bacterium DNA encodes the following proteins:
- a CDS encoding NUDIX domain-containing protein, with translation MDFKHATLVFPITPKIIVLGEKKVRWGAGFLNAPGGRIEPEETPEQAAIRELKEELELTASTDDLEKVAMLYMYIDDSPKFAIHTYLAHKWSGEPRESDELIPEIHPLHAIPYDRMWPADQAWMTLVFDGERICKRIFLESDGDPQKPNHFARMEDCVSPYAP, from the coding sequence ATGGACTTTAAACACGCAACTCTCGTGTTTCCGATCACGCCAAAGATCATCGTCTTGGGCGAAAAAAAGGTACGTTGGGGCGCCGGATTTCTCAATGCGCCAGGCGGCCGAATAGAGCCCGAAGAGACCCCGGAACAAGCCGCAATCCGCGAACTCAAAGAGGAGCTCGAACTGACCGCATCCACTGACGACTTGGAGAAAGTTGCGATGCTCTACATGTACATCGACGACTCTCCGAAATTCGCCATCCACACGTACCTTGCACACAAATGGAGTGGTGAGCCTCGAGAATCGGATGAATTGATACCTGAGATACATCCGCTCCATGCGATTCCATATGACCGCATGTGGCCGGCGGATCAGGCGTGGATGACACTCGTCTTCGACGGCGAACGTATCTGCAAACGCATCTTCCTTGAGTCAGATGGTGACCCGCAGAAGCCAAATCACTTCGCACGAATGGAAGACTGCGTCTCGCCATACGCGCCATGA